From one Gimesia sp. genomic stretch:
- a CDS encoding CIA30 family protein: MRLYRQSFETKKNEWIEVELPVRNFVATWRGRVFPNQKFDPSNVAGLGFLLGDKKAGPFKLEVEWIKVKKTEE, encoded by the coding sequence ATGCGACTTTATCGACAGTCTTTTGAAACTAAGAAGAATGAATGGATTGAAGTCGAGCTACCAGTCAGAAACTTCGTGGCGACCTGGAGAGGCCGGGTTTTTCCCAATCAGAAGTTTGATCCCAGTAATGTGGCTGGCCTGGGATTTCTCCTGGGGGATAAGAAAGCTGGCCCTTTCAAGCTGGAAGTCGAGTGGATCAAAGTGAAGAAAACCGAAGAGTAA
- a CDS encoding thermonuclease family protein → MRYITAILILLTFGIVFAAPPKVVSTLTGKVIGVTDGDTVKVLVNRQSVKVRLEGIDAPESSQSFGTKSKQALSKMVFGKTVTVKKTGEDRYGRTLGVIIVGGLDTNAKMIKDGWAWHYKKYNDEARLAKLERSARQAERGLWADANPLPPWEYRARKRRPSNTPGTKFWLNTSSNVRHNENCEYFKNTKRGRICGPNDGKACGRCGG, encoded by the coding sequence ATGCGTTATATCACCGCCATCCTGATTCTGCTCACCTTTGGGATTGTTTTTGCTGCTCCGCCTAAGGTTGTTAGTACCCTCACTGGAAAAGTGATTGGAGTCACTGATGGCGATACCGTCAAGGTGCTGGTCAACCGCCAGTCAGTCAAAGTGCGACTAGAGGGAATCGACGCACCAGAATCCAGTCAGAGCTTCGGAACGAAATCGAAGCAGGCATTATCAAAGATGGTTTTCGGCAAAACCGTGACGGTCAAAAAGACGGGGGAGGACAGATATGGTCGCACTCTTGGAGTCATAATAGTGGGCGGCCTGGACACCAACGCAAAGATGATTAAGGATGGTTGGGCCTGGCATTACAAAAAATACAACGATGAAGCACGCCTGGCGAAATTAGAGCGATCAGCCCGACAGGCGGAACGTGGTCTCTGGGCTGATGCCAATCCGCTTCCACCCTGGGAGTATCGGGCCAGAAAGAGAAGGCCGAGTAATACCCCCGGCACAAAGTTCTGGCTGAATACATCATCCAATGTGCGGCACAACGAGAACTGTGAATATTTCAAGAACACAAAGCGTGGTCGGATTTGTGGGCCGAATGATGGGAAAGCATGTGGCAGATGTGGTGGGTAA
- a CDS encoding DoxX family protein, with translation MLNYPSRLQLLGTTLFNLKLEKQVGKPHPQARTQMSQVKSISKFLLAIFMIVAGTMHFANPAFFLKIMPPYLPFHEELVLVSGVFEILLGALLLIPKYSRLAAWGIIALLIAVFPANIYLYQNQEILPASPTIHLLRLPLQGVFVLWAFWHTRSRTYASKVTDQDDS, from the coding sequence ATGCTTAATTATCCCAGTCGACTACAACTACTGGGTACCACTCTTTTCAATCTAAAGTTAGAAAAACAAGTAGGGAAGCCCCATCCCCAAGCGAGAACACAGATGAGTCAGGTGAAATCAATCTCAAAGTTTCTTCTCGCGATCTTCATGATCGTGGCTGGCACGATGCACTTCGCGAATCCAGCATTCTTTCTGAAAATAATGCCCCCCTATCTCCCTTTTCATGAAGAACTGGTGCTAGTCAGTGGCGTTTTTGAGATTTTACTGGGGGCTCTGCTGCTGATACCGAAATATTCACGTCTGGCAGCGTGGGGGATCATAGCCCTGTTGATTGCTGTATTTCCGGCCAACATCTACCTCTACCAGAACCAGGAGATCCTGCCAGCTTCGCCCACCATTCACCTGCTGCGACTGCCGTTGCAGGGTGTATTTGTATTGTGGGCGTTCTGGCATACACGGTCACGAACTTATGCGAGTAAAGTCACCGATCAGGATGATTCCTGA
- a CDS encoding MBL fold metallo-hydrolase has product MPHFICTTCGTQFNKSDQPPAECKICTDERQYVGWNGQQWTTFSDLQESHRNVIRLKEAGLYGIGMEPSFAIGQRALLIVRPEGNILWDCIPLIDDGLIQMIKGIGGISAIAISHPHYYTSMVEWSRAFDCPIYLHKDDQEWVMQSDPAVQFWEGETKEVSNDLTLIRCGGHFDGGTVLHWPEGAAGEGVLLTGDILQVVQDRRWVSFMYSYPNLIPLPASVVRRIADTVEPFSFSRIYGAFWGKIVATDAKAAVQRSAERYIKALEE; this is encoded by the coding sequence ATGCCCCACTTCATCTGCACAACCTGCGGAACGCAATTCAATAAATCCGACCAACCACCTGCCGAGTGCAAGATTTGTACTGATGAGCGGCAGTATGTTGGCTGGAATGGGCAACAATGGACGACTTTCTCTGACCTTCAAGAATCGCATCGAAACGTCATTCGGCTTAAAGAAGCTGGTCTCTATGGGATCGGAATGGAACCATCCTTTGCCATTGGTCAACGGGCACTACTTATTGTTCGTCCCGAAGGAAACATCCTCTGGGACTGCATCCCTCTCATTGATGATGGCCTCATCCAAATGATCAAAGGTATTGGTGGTATTTCTGCCATCGCAATTTCACATCCGCACTACTACACGAGCATGGTGGAATGGAGCCGGGCATTTGATTGTCCTATTTATCTGCACAAGGATGACCAAGAGTGGGTGATGCAGTCCGATCCTGCTGTCCAGTTTTGGGAGGGTGAAACGAAGGAGGTCAGCAATGATCTGACATTGATTCGGTGCGGAGGACACTTTGACGGGGGCACGGTCCTGCACTGGCCTGAGGGGGCGGCTGGAGAAGGAGTGCTGCTTACCGGTGATATTCTGCAAGTGGTTCAGGATCGACGCTGGGTAAGCTTTATGTACTCTTACCCCAATCTGATCCCACTGCCAGCATCGGTAGTTCGGCGAATTGCTGACACCGTCGAACCGTTCAGTTTCTCTCGTATTTACGGAGCCTTCTGGGGAAAAATTGTTGCCACAGATGCAAAAGCGGCTGTCCAGAGATCAGCAGAACGGTACATCAAAGCTCTGGAAGAATAA